The genomic stretch AAtgcgattttcattatttttttgctattgccatgggcgtacccagcggagggCAGGAGGAggaaactgccccccccccccccccccaaagcaaaAATCAAAAGCCtctaaggaaaatcaggactggattgaaacgaaatttttcagcaaattctCTTTAAACCCCCGAAAAACGATATTAGCATAAGACAtgtaactgaaaatattttttttcatgcataaaatttttaaaactaatatagCGCtactataattttcttaaaatgctggttttatTCTCCTTTTCCTTGCTAAAATGTTACCTGTTACCAATGTtaccatgttcaaaacttgaatgaccatggcttgcccccccccccctccctagttttgatactgggtacgcccttggctattgcatgaaataatattaaaaatgcttTACTCAGGCACTTATTTAGACATCAATGAATACTATCTACCAAAAATGTACACCTGAGGATTAGGTGAACGTACCCGGAACTGCCTTTCGATCGGCGCGCATAGAATTCACAATTTCAATTACGATCAATGTTACTACTACTCGCACGAGATTTGGAGTAGACGACaactaaaaattactttttaaaaagtgtatcgatgaaaagtaaaatttaccaAATATGTAAACGCTAAAACTGattcgattacttttacttcgttACAATACAATAACGATTGCAGGGACTTCGATCCCGAGCATCATGATATTACTATTTGGGGATGATCATCAAACGTGCACAGAAAACTAACATGAAGTCGAACTTAATTTTGAACTGAAGGAGAGAGTAATTAAATCGCGGGGAATtcataattttctgtttttgttCGTAATGTCAGAGAATGAAGACTTAAATACGAAGTATATGACTATTTAACATCGTGCTTTCCTTTCATTCATCAAGTGGAGGTATGACGTTTTCCAACGAGTAAAACGGCTTCTTTAGTGGCTTTAACGAATCAAAAGTTTCCTCCAatgaatttgttgaaaaatagACGAGTACAGGATGACGCATATCCAAATATTTACAATGttattacgtatttttttaaatatgctgcggtagaaattaatatttctgtttttcacCATTCAACGAAGTGGAAACTTCCAAAAGCTTTAAAGAGTGCATCAAATGTATGTAAGCTTGGATTATCAAGCaaataataaatgcatgcatTCGTTGAATAATTAAATCAGCAACGGAAACTagaaatggaaattaattaaagtggaaattaATCTAAACGCCAAGCCATTcagaaatgaatgaatgattatCTTTAAGCAATTCTCACAAAAGCAGTGGCTACCTTTGAAATTTCATTGGAACATTCGGTTCGGTGAACTTTGACCACTCCTTGCGATGTTTTggttaaggaaaataatgatatttctCCATTTGTTTCGCCGCAGATTTTTCACCttatttctcgaaaaaaaaacaaagtagcaCCGTTTTGTCACTCCatgttaaatattaataaataaaccagAAAATACGAGCTAGAAGAAAAACTCAAAAACTTTGCCTAAAAATTAGGGGTAACCCCTAAAAATATTCTAAGAAATTGAGCATATAGACCAATTTCTTTACATGAAGAGAGAAAGAAACCTAAAATAGGAAGCTCGATAAAGTTTTCCGTTTTAAAATATAACCACTCTATAGGTGTTGTTCACAGCTATGAACTAAGATTAGAAATATATATCTAATCTTACTCGATTCTAAACAGGCGTTTTTAggataaaatgtcaaaaattagcaatttcacctaaaaactcttttaatttttttaaaccgattatTTATTGAGATTTTTTCAAATCAATGCCTTGAAAATGGTGAAATTAATGATTTAAGACTTTTCGACAATTACAACAAAAGTTATTATTAAGATTATTTACTACAAAAACAGTAATCCATTAATCTAAGACAcatatattttaaacacaaaaaatgagatattttaaaaagaagttacgctaaaaaatagtttaaatagtttttttccgaGTCTCTGACTATAAAACGAGACATAACGAAGGATAACGTCACACATGATACTAGCGCCTGTGCAAACGCAACCTGCCATACGCCATCATGAACTACGCTACTCGGCTCGAAAGAGATACCTATTCTAGGCATTATTTTCAGCACCGACACTGTTTACTCCCATAAAATTTCACTAGAGAATAATAGGgcgattttaaagaaatattatttgggCAAAGTAGTTCGTCAAGAAAAACtccaaacatatttatttttttttcattttttacactgAATCGAAGATAACATcgataagaaataatttatataaatttcccAGTTCTCTATATTCCTCCATtccattacaatgtaaagaggttttactgtatatcgatacctccactgcacaaacgctcaacaatcgcccaccgaatcaaatccgcttatcttgtagtccaacaatacgaatccggtcagctggcagtgtccggaggataaacgctcatctcctactctccaagcttggaggtgagcgtttatgcttcggacactgccagctgagcggattcgtattgttcgGCTACCAGATGAGCGGGttggattcggtgggcgattgttgagcatatttgcagtggaggtatcgatatagtGTAAGTTACGAAAATAATATTTGGATATATGAGTAATTCTCTAACATTTGATTTGATAATTAACACTACCTCAATTTCCTAAGTAGAAATCATTTGAAATGCatatacaagtaaaaaaatttattatgccATACATGCTACAGCAATCACAGGTATGCTTGTGTTTTTTCTGTATCAGATGGGACACCAAACATCATTCCTGAGAATGAgcaagatatgatttttggcagAGAGAGACGGGTAAATATGATCATAGcttataaatttatattctgGCTCAATTAAATTTGCTTGCAGAAGAGCAAATAGGTAAgacttcaatgaaattttcatttcttttcaaccaGAAATACAGCCGTAGACTTTGGTACATAAACTGTACCAGACGTCACAGGTGTCACTGCTACAGTCGTCAACTGCGGCAATATTTTTGCTGTGCTTGTGATAGTGGGCCCTGCTTTCCTGGAGAATCAAAAGTGGTTTTAATGCCATCAGGAGATTTAATACCTATAAACAGGTTAAGAATTGGGCAGTATGTGCAAGCAGGTAAGAATGGATTCTTCTGCAATAAATTATGTGAGCTTTTAAAAGTAGGTATAAGGGTGAGCTCATAAGACGATGATTGAATGCACCTATGGGAAGATTATAAGTTTTTatagaaaagtttaaagtttttcATAATCACAGAAAAGTCTAAAACAGTTTTTCCCCAATTCTGCATCCATCAGCTCATTTCCAAGCTTCAATTTCGCACCCAGCTAATACCACATGTATAGCATCATCAATGATGCTCTATTTGGAATTTCCTCACCTTTATTGCTGCATTTTACTCAACttattcaccaaaatattttgaccaGCTATTCCTATGCAGTACATTGAATTATGTAcgcatatttcttcattttttggctTTCATTACTGTGTGAGATAACTACTTAACCTTTAACTGAAAGGGTTTCGAAAAGTAACTAATTTACAGGCTGCAACAATCCAATTATCATTGGTACTATTGGTATCAACGTCACCAGATAATCTACAGTGCCGCAACTTCTAGCCTTTTTTGTGTACAATAAACGAAAAAATGGCCAAAGTCAGACTAAATCAAtcagaataaaaatcaattctacCTTATATCTGAGTAATTTGCAGTAACTGTAATTTCCAGTCAAAGCAAAGCTCCACATTGTAGAACCAGTTTTGTGTATTCTATGTacctcatgaactatgttgtattttgcatgtaacatgacattagctttcactcagtaggttttcgcaggtttttcacgccccccttcttgtgtgggtgttttcctgcagtgggttttttcgctgaaggatattacacccttatcctcatgtttttcccacaaacagaaatcttttttacacaaaattttcacatatagttgtttatatttttgacatttcacaaacagtgtatattttatattctttgtattgtaaacgtttgtctaccattttttaatatgcttgcattgacattatcgaggggttaggtggaagaggggactttttagtctcaacctcgcccgaataaatgcattttattattattattattataaccaaGCCCCCACTTTTGGGGAAGTTTCAGCATATTATTGTTGTTATCACACTCCCCAAAATCTCTTAAATTACCTCGTTCTTATCAATTATAGTAGACTCCTCCCAATTTCACTAATATCTTCTCCAGCCCATCATACCAAATCCTTCCTCAAGCATTGCTCTTCCCATTCTCCTATTAATTCAATAAGTGCTCACATCTCAAATGTTGCAAGCtttcaaacatattttcccaTTCCTGAGATGTGAAATATATATGTAGTAGTACTAGCTGACCCAGCAAACATTGTTTTGCcctataaattatttctagtaggTAAATATTTTTGTGGTCAAATAATAAGTTACTAACTTAGCGGAAGAGCCTTCTCGCTGATTATTGTGTGACGGGTAGAGGTATACGACTGAAAGAGGAAGATGCTGCGAACGATGTTGACCTATACAAAACAGTAAACACTCATTTTTTTTgattcattgtacttttattatcttttatatatataaaataggatgtctgtttgtcaacCAAAGTTAGTTCGTAGATGCTAACTCGTATTTCAAAATCACGTAGCGCTACTTTTGGTTTTGTCCGACGCGCccttatttcattaccattagttACGTCACATCATGCAACTTCTGTGATGGCTAATCCTGCTGTGTAGACCAAGCCCTTGACACGGTCtggtaaaacataaataaaaggaTTCCACTCTTACCTATTAATACTCTTGGCGCATAACTTTTTTCTGGGGTATGTGTAAGTCCACCCCGTGCACGATATACagaaatcattgtttccattgtttgcagttatatatgtataacatcatcagacctgctttgttcttttacctatAAATCCTGCCATTTGACCATCAATTcccagttccaagtttcccacatcTCTGGGAactatacttcccgagcaacaccgggtgtcctgctagtaatcaataaatttcaaatgacatctatcacaaattatgactATTAAGAAAAACATTATCAGCCACTTAgttcaatggagtgtacgatatttttagtaaatctatctttagccaaaaaaaacaaactggattgtttacccaGGCATGAACATGCCATGCATAATTGTCTGTATGAAGAACACAATGTGCCTCAAAGCCATaaaaagacatcgtttggccttgagacttgtcGTTGcaaatgccaatctaattggaaattgaacctgtttgtattcaattggcacacctgttggaataatagggattcgtggtagtaatacatctccttggaacatgccattcataatttatggtgaAAGAAAGAGATGTCAATCAACGTAAACAATTCTAACAGTCGCCAAGGGGACAGCAagccaaaaacgctgaaatttcaactttttttggatgtgtttttctaaattcaccgtaaatcacgtggaaaacaaAATTCGATTGCGAGAATAAGaaggatttctttttctttccattggcatatgtctcaacttaatgtgaccattatcactaatttaaatatgcaaaaggaaaaaggtctgcagtcactaaaaatgaacttttcatgtatttcttatggaaatgacttaGGGCctattccagggcctcatgggccctggggaagaatgaaaaatagtttacaacatattttCAGCCCCACTGAAcacacacaccaaatttcatagaaATTGGTCCGGACGTTacggaggagtttggaaacaaaaaagcgtgacaagagaattttttatatgtattagGTTTCCAACTATGCATGCATTTTTGCAACTTCTTGCAGCCCCTACATTAAGACCTGTATAAAAAAGGCCTCCCTAGACAATGCTGCTGACCATCGTCTAACTAAAATTACTCTTCCAAATTAatatcaacataaaaaatttctttgagatcATAATTCTATTTCCACTTACCCTTCTTTTCCATCTCAGTTGCCTAACCCTATAATTTATTACTACCGCCATCACCTCATGACTGGTCTACCATTAAAATATcatcttcttaaaatttttggCATTCCCTCGGTCAATTAGTTTGGTAATCCTCATCTATGACTGAGTACTtaatttagtaataataatagcaagCCACTAGGGCAATGACTCATGAATAGTAATGACTAAACCTAGcataaaatgtgaatgcaacctTTAATAGCATGACCACTTTTTTGCAGCAAACGAAGAGGGCCAATTGATCAGCAGTAAGGTCCTAGGGTTTCTTGACAAGCGCCCAAATGAAACAGCCCCATATATTACCCTGACTTTGGCTTCAGGACATGCTGTGAGTCTTTCAGCAAATCATCTACTTTACGTGACAGCTCTCAATAATTCAACAGATGGCAATGCTGAAGGATCAATGAGCTCAATACCTAGTCACCCAGTATATGCAGGACAAGTTCAACTGGGGCATTACCTTTACATTCCAATGGACGGACAGTTAAGGGCAAACCCTGTTGTAGGAATATCATATGGTTTCAAGCTAGGTAAGGTCTCTTTCTTTCGTGGACGCAATTTTTAAAGGGTAAGACTGTAAGAAAAATTCAACCTGGAGAAAAGTAATGGGGAGACCATACATGACAGCGAATaacttatttttcccaaaattggATTATCAATACATACATAATTTGAATACATCAAGCTCCAGAAGGGAAATATTTTCGGAGAAGTACAGATATTATTCCTGAAGATTTATTTCTAATGGAAAAGTttgaacagagaaaaataatgtAGAACAGACTGCGATTtatccaaatttattttacaatgtaGCTTTTAAGTAAGATTTAATACCTttgcttctttaaaaatatttgtctatCCATCCCCATACCAGTACAGTGTTTTTATAGTGCATGTGCCCATTACAGTCATATCTAATGTTTTGAAATGTGACCTCAGGGcgaaatcttatttatttttacaggaGCCTATGTACCTTTGACAGAACATGGAAGCATTATAGTTGATGGAGCACTAGCATCCTGCTATGCATCTTTTCCTCATTGGCTGTCCCATGCACTGCTCATGCCAGCCCGATACTTCCCAGAAATTCTACTGGACACAGAAGACAGTCAGGATAGTCCTGGACTAAGAACTTTCCCATCCATTCTCAAGATGGTTGGGCAAACCTTAGCAAAGATTAAAGTGGTTAACAACTATAAATCTAATGACATTATAAGACTATATGCTTTTGATAAACACTTCCCAAGCCCATCCCTCTAGAAGGAACTGAAATTTTGACTCCTTCATCTCCACCTCCAAAGAGTATTTTTGAGAACAATCCTAATTATCAACcacacttaaattttattttgtgcatgaAAACTTGgaagctatttaaaatacattaaagatATGCCATGTGAAAACCAGCAAATTGGAacctcaaaaattaattttatgaaagcttgaaaggcaaaattgaaATTCGAAAATGCCAATTCCTGAAAGCTTGCAAAATACGTTCCTcacaataacaaaattttgagtAATATGAGACCACATACTTCAGACAATCAATATAAAGCAATCAACATAGATCTATATGCCTCAAGAGCAACCATTAATAAACTAATGAAATTATTGCCAAAAACATtcacaaataatttattaatggcAACAACAtccataattcttttttttattttcccttcaaaACCACTTTGCAGCTGCTACCTATGCAAGTACTggggaatattttaaatttcactaatTTCTCAAAATGTGCAATCATGTATGTGCAAAATATGTAGTCATAATTGTAATAGGTACATGAATACACagtcaaatatgtttttttctcattttactcCTGAAACTATATGTCAATATAAAAAAGATGCTTCAGTCTTGATCACCTCATTTGCAATCATGCCTAATGCAAGACAAATTTACATCAGCATCTATGTCTAGAAAATGTTCTCAATAGAGAATTCTTAAAGGTAATGGTGTACTACGCAGAGGGAAATGGTTTAATATGCAACAAATTTTGGTATTATGTACCTTGATTTTAATTAGTGGTATCTTTAGTGACCGAGAAAGTCAAGAAAATGGCTGGATAAGAGCATGCTGACCATCAGCGACCTGCAATTTGGCCAGAGAGTGCAAGGAAATCTGACATAAAAACGTACAAGTCCTAAAGTGAGGGTATTCCACATGAGTTAAACCAATGTTTCTGGACCCACTCAGCCTGATACCATAAACATCCAATTAAATAAACCATACAATCATTGACTTATATGCCTCAAGGTTGATGTATTGAATAGAACTCCATAATAAGATAGAAAAATTCaagtaaacaaatttgaattccactgaggttaaatatttatcaccattgaattttatgttttatcaaaGTGGCTCGTTTATCTGAGTATTTCCGAACCAAGAACATTCATTGAATGTGAAAGGAATCCAGTACTGTATCTATTATTTATAGCAGTGATCATTACCTAAGTTGAACACTGTTTCATACACCTATGTAGAAAATGCTACAGAATCAAAGACATTATGCTCACAAATGTGCACCAAAAATTCTTTTCCCAAGGCTCCTGCCATAGGATATCTTGTCATCAACATCATTAACTTGAATATTAGTTTAAAAAGTACTGGCATTAACACACTCATTACCTgtcacctgtaaaaataaaagttttccctCCTTGAAATTTAGGTACAAGATTGGAATGTAGTAAATTTGAATAACGATGTTCATGTTTCTGtccatattttttgtgaaatattttggtcaCTTCCTTTCCTTTAGTTTCATATCTAGTTTACCTTTACAGTATCTATACCTATGGTGTATTATCTCCAGCACCATCATATGTTCAATGCTTCCCATAACACTGGTAGATAAGCCTTTTAAATGAAGGTGTACTTTACTACATACTAGAAAGCCAatattaaagcaaaaaatattatttattataaatcaataactgcatatatgataaaaatttattttaactttcattaCTAAATGGAATTCACATGAAATTTGAGAAAATctattatacattttttcataaatctatAATACAATATTGGGCTAGGAATGTCTCTGCTGACAATAACAACTTATGGCTGATTGAAATGCATGAAATTCTGGTTTGATGCCATTCTTCAACTTACTGAGAGGATGTGGTCTCTCTAATGGGAAGAAAGTTACCCTATTTAGGGTAGTGAGCAAGAGTAAATTCTATTAGAGCTCGATGAACTTCTTGAGGTAACTATTTTTACTCATGTATGTCCTGATTTAAGCTGGCTTCACATGATCATCTTTTAAGCAGTAAATTGTTAATATTACACCAGCCAGTCTAGTCTTACTTATCTGGTACTAAAATGGTTCCGTCCTGAGTGTTCACACCCTGCAAGTTCAAGAACCCTAAGAATCACTTATAGCTTATTTGTTGGGAATCGCAAGGAATCTGGGTAATCTCCAATATTTATGATCATAGGTAAGTTGATCCTAATCAGCTTTCACAATACGTAAATATttgataaagaataaaataataataccaatTTAGGTAGGTTCAAATGGAGTATATTGAAAAACACCCCAGAttgttttcctttcattccatctacatataaatattattctcTTCCTACACCTTTCCTAATTACCTACCATCTCACCACTCCGAGggattttaacatcccctctcTACTTAGGATTCCCtacatccaaaccttctgtcttctAAGAATTTCATCTATAAGTTTCCTCTCCCCACCCAACATGTGCCACAGGTCTTTTGAGCCAGCTTGAGACACTGGATAGTATGTAGACATAGACATCTACCCTCCCCTTGTTCCTTTTCCTCCCTGCCTTATTCAACCTCTCTCAACCTCTTACATATCTGCCTCTAGCTCACCTTTTCTGACCTCAGGGGTACAAGAAAAAGCCTCAAGCCTTTCCTTGTACCTATTTTGTCTGCATCCAAGTTTACAAAATGTAAAAGCTctacattccagatcagactATTCATTAGTTACCCTTTACACTCTTACATAAAAATCCTCTCAACAGCATTTTCCTATTCATATGTAAATGCCTCCTTATCACATGCAATGCTCTCTCGGATAtccttacagaaaaaaataaatgctacatGTCTCTGATGACAAATGAACATAAATGTTAGTCACAAATGGGAAATAATCCTCTCATCACTCTTACCATGAAAACATGCCTCCTTTTCTTCTTGAAATCCATCctgcaaatataaataaatgctacaCTTTCGCAGCAAACAATAAAACTACCTGGAAactaggttttattttttgctgtgcCACATAGTGTACAACACTAGCTGTTCAGCAAAGGACTTTTGATGGGCACTGTGATGCTTAGATTACTCAAAAAATGTTGGCAAGAAGCCATCAGGTTGGCAAATGTAAACATGGGGAGGAATCAAAAATGGCTTCTGTGCCACTATGACCCTTGCATGCTtcttgtgaaaaaaaatataaatttatgaaagaatgattctaaaatatttcattttacagcTACAACTGCAGTATTTATGCATTTACTTGAATACACAGCTGAATTGCTTGCTGGACAATACTGAACTGATAATGGCAACACAGAAAATTTACAGGTGTATTGGCCTGATAAAAATCCTAAAGCTCAAGATAATAGGATTTTGAATGATTCTAATGACAAAAATGTTAAAGGAGAGTGCAAGTTATTTCccttttaacacattcaatgcagacccgattttcatgaacgtcgtcaGGATcagccgataaaataagaaacaaaaatagagagaggttttccCACCATAACTCCCattcaaatatgtactgctatttacaaatggtGCATATGggttgaaagagggaagcttgctgaaggccatgcacatgaTCGAAagacttggaagtggatattagtcacgtacggatgCAGAGAAAGGCCGACCAGCGGAgcacgtcaatagggtggtttcctattatttttttattgcctaaatcaaaagattattactcctggagaacgcatttcatgcaattagatttttaaatgacaatatctatttttcgcgattaaatgaaaagtgaaaattttccagcgtgcgaaaacgcgacggctaagtatgaattctgggaaaactccTTGAGatgtcgttctgattcccgctgccgcaagtgaggtgaccttggggcgaggctttgagcgctgatacgatgcaggatgctagcaggtagcagagtacccagctagctggtagcgcttggcttaaatatggattattactaccttatcaaacgaaggaacctttctgaccctagacaattttaataagtgattattaagagatgtttccctgagctctgtggctcatgcatgcattggtaatctcagatgatgtaaaactcctatcctctcatgtggaaactaggtccctgtgacgtcatgtggagtggaaccgcatgggcaccaatctggc from Ischnura elegans chromosome 7, ioIscEleg1.1, whole genome shotgun sequence encodes the following:
- the LOC124162628 gene encoding desert hedgehog protein A-like — encoded protein: MPSGDLIPINRLRIGQYVQAANEEGQLISSKVLGFLDKRPNETAPYITLTLASGHAVSLSANHLLYVTALNNSTDGNAEGSMSSIPSHPVYAGQVQLGHYLYIPMDGQLRANPVVGISYGFKLGAYVPLTEHGSIIVDGALASCYASFPHWLSHALLMPARYFPEILLDTEDSQDSPGLRTFPSILKMVGQTLAKIKVVNNYKSNDIIRLYAFDKHFPSPSL